In Methanosphaera sp. ISO3-F5, a genomic segment contains:
- the cas4 gene encoding CRISPR-associated protein Cas4 has protein sequence MINMILKESEITGVMVQYFKVCKRELWFYINQINMNYDNDDIEIGKLIHENSYKREKKEIRLENLVFDFVKNKNEIEIYEIKKSSKLTIGGSYQLYFYLWTLKKSNINAKGYLVYPKEKKKKLIELNNEIINELNEITQDIIEIAKQKKPPKPINKPYCKKCTYYELCMI, from the coding sequence ATGATTAACATGATACTAAAAGAATCAGAAATTACTGGAGTAATGGTACAATACTTTAAAGTATGTAAAAGAGAATTATGGTTTTATATAAATCAAATAAATATGAACTACGACAATGATGACATAGAAATAGGAAAATTAATACATGAAAATAGTTACAAACGAGAAAAGAAAGAGATACGCCTAGAAAACCTAGTATTCGACTTTGTGAAGAATAAAAACGAAATAGAAATATATGAAATTAAAAAATCATCAAAATTAACTATTGGTGGAAGTTACCAATTATATTTCTATCTATGGACTTTAAAAAAATCAAACATAAACGCCAAAGGATACCTAGTATACCCTAAAGAAAAAAAGAAAAAATTAATTGAACTAAATAATGAAATAATAAACGAATTAAATGAAATAACACAGGACATAATAGAAATAGCAAAACAAAAAAAGCCACCCAAACCAATCAATAAACCATATTGTAAAAAATGCACATACTATGAATTATGCATGATATGA
- the cas3 gene encoding CRISPR-associated helicase Cas3', with protein MSCYSEEIYSHPNILLTDHLLNVANNSRKIFENMNITDNKLYSDISFFIGLTHDFAKATSFFQDHLFNRNHSPNAYHGFLSAIFCYYVIKRKGNSNYVNFPVLGYLVVKNHHGNLKNIFDEHNHFKKNMDNVDVQVNDLLSRNLDSFTAFYSQYDIDVNYFLSNINEVKEDLKKDLFKFKREDLLDNYLDYILLFSVLIDSDKLDASHTSTYNRIPIDKNVVDKYKIDKKFNSEGINFVREEAFQELNSIIDSLDLDNKLYSISLPTGSGKTMNAFSFALKLRDRITNELNFMPRIIYSLPFLSIIDQNEEVIKDILSDNGFDSQDVFIKHNSMSEIYYKTSDNQELEIDNAEMLIESWYSEIIITTFYQFFYTIISNKNRSLKKLHNLSNSIVILDEVQSIPPKYWKLVNVLLKYMVERYNFWIIFMTATQPAIFSESEMIPLVENKEYYFNKFDRVNYKFCLEKQSVIEFNEFILDEILSTNKDIMIVVNTIQNSIDIYKYLSNYLEDNILYYLSTNIIPIERKKRISNIKKSENRKIIVTTQLIEAGVDIDVDIIYRDFAPIDSIVQTAGRCNRNQQKDKGTVNIIRLADDKKEYNKYIYDSISREVTYELIKDLETISEKDFGTIIDKYYDKILEKISKDSSKDIIKKLSKLEISNITNEFKLIEENVEKQDVFIDLNDYSHEIWNKYTEIYSSETSVIEKRYEFKKIKSEFRKYIISIDVKKLGTTPIEYNIGHIDRQDIERKYDEQIGFIPLDDEDAFII; from the coding sequence ATGTCATGTTATTCTGAGGAGATTTATTCTCATCCAAATATATTGTTAACTGATCATCTTTTAAATGTAGCTAATAATTCTCGTAAGATTTTTGAGAATATGAATATAACTGATAATAAGTTATATTCTGATATTTCTTTTTTTATTGGCTTAACTCATGATTTTGCTAAGGCCACTAGTTTTTTTCAAGATCATTTATTTAACAGGAATCATTCTCCTAATGCATATCATGGTTTTTTATCTGCCATATTCTGTTATTATGTTATTAAAAGAAAAGGAAACAGTAACTATGTGAATTTTCCAGTTTTAGGTTATTTGGTTGTTAAAAATCATCATGGTAATTTAAAGAATATTTTTGATGAACATAATCATTTTAAGAAAAACATGGATAATGTGGATGTACAAGTAAATGATCTTTTGAGTCGAAATTTAGATTCATTTACTGCATTTTACTCACAATATGATATTGATGTTAATTATTTCTTATCCAATATTAATGAGGTTAAAGAAGATCTTAAAAAAGATTTATTTAAATTCAAAAGAGAAGATTTGCTAGACAATTATTTGGATTATATTTTGTTATTTTCTGTTTTAATTGATTCTGATAAGTTAGATGCTTCACATACAAGTACTTATAATAGAATACCTATTGATAAGAATGTTGTTGACAAATATAAAATTGATAAAAAGTTTAATTCGGAGGGTATTAATTTTGTTCGTGAGGAAGCTTTTCAAGAGTTAAATAGTATAATAGATTCTTTAGACCTGGATAATAAATTATATTCTATTTCACTTCCTACTGGTTCTGGAAAAACTATGAATGCATTCTCCTTTGCCTTGAAATTAAGAGATAGAATAACAAATGAATTGAATTTTATGCCACGTATTATTTACTCGTTACCTTTTTTAAGCATTATTGATCAGAATGAGGAAGTTATTAAAGATATTTTATCAGATAATGGTTTTGATAGTCAAGATGTTTTTATTAAGCATAATTCTATGTCAGAGATTTATTATAAAACAAGTGATAATCAGGAATTAGAGATTGATAATGCTGAGATGTTAATTGAATCATGGTATTCTGAGATAATTATCACTACTTTTTATCAGTTTTTTTATACTATTATTAGTAATAAGAATAGGTCATTGAAAAAGTTGCATAATTTAAGTAATTCTATTGTTATTCTTGATGAGGTACAGTCCATTCCTCCCAAGTATTGGAAGTTAGTTAATGTGTTACTTAAATATATGGTTGAAAGATATAATTTCTGGATTATATTTATGACAGCTACACAACCTGCTATTTTCAGTGAGTCTGAAATGATTCCTTTGGTTGAGAATAAAGAATATTATTTTAATAAATTTGATAGGGTTAATTATAAGTTTTGTCTAGAAAAGCAAAGTGTTATTGAATTTAATGAGTTTATTCTTGATGAAATATTATCTACCAATAAGGATATTATGATAGTTGTAAATACTATTCAAAATTCTATTGATATTTACAAATACTTATCAAATTACTTAGAGGATAATATATTATATTACTTATCAACTAATATCATTCCAATTGAAAGAAAAAAACGTATATCAAATATTAAAAAATCTGAAAATAGGAAAATTATTGTAACCACACAATTAATTGAAGCAGGTGTAGACATAGATGTAGATATAATATACAGAGATTTTGCACCTATAGACAGCATAGTACAAACTGCTGGTAGATGTAACAGAAACCAACAAAAAGATAAAGGAACAGTAAACATTATAAGACTAGCCGATGATAAAAAAGAATACAATAAATATATCTATGATTCAATTTCAAGAGAAGTAACATATGAACTGATTAAAGACTTAGAAACAATAAGTGAAAAAGATTTTGGAACAATAATTGACAAATATTATGATAAAATATTAGAAAAAATCTCAAAAGATTCTTCAAAAGATATAATTAAAAAATTATCAAAACTAGAAATATCCAATATAACAAATGAATTCAAGTTAATTGAAGAAAATGTTGAAAAACAGGACGTGTTCATAGACTTAAATGATTACTCACATGAAATTTGGAATAAATATACAGAAATATACTCATCAGAAACATCAGTAATTGAAAAGCGATATGAATTTAAGAAGATAAAATCAGAATTTAGAAAATATATTATATCAATTGATGTTAAAAAATTAGGTACAACACCAATAGAATATAATATTGGTCATATTGACAGACAGGATATTGAACGAAAATATGATGAACAAATAGGTTTCATACCATTAGATGATGAAGACGCATTTATAATATGA
- the cas5b gene encoding type I-B CRISPR-associated protein Cas5b produces MTKDVVVFDVWGDYAYFRRGYTTTSTISYPFPSRTTIAGFIAGILGYPRDSYHELFNEENSKIGIKIVNPIKKTRLNLNYVNTKESMHLFKIKSNGKRTQVPAEFLKDVKYRLYVSLDDKELMNKLYSFIRNHKSVYTPYLGITECLCNFEVVGDGLYNVEEIVGENVQIDSVLVKNNVNIHIEHDKKYGVVKSPGFMNNDRSVKLFIEYFYESNAKSILVDSCTYYKIGDDNVMLF; encoded by the coding sequence ATGACAAAAGATGTAGTGGTTTTTGATGTGTGGGGTGATTATGCATATTTTAGAAGAGGTTACACTACTACTTCCACTATTTCATATCCATTCCCTAGTCGAACTACAATTGCTGGATTTATTGCGGGAATATTAGGTTATCCTCGTGATAGTTATCATGAATTATTTAATGAAGAAAATAGTAAGATTGGTATTAAAATTGTTAATCCTATTAAGAAAACTAGATTAAATTTAAATTATGTTAATACAAAAGAAAGTATGCATTTATTTAAAATTAAATCTAATGGTAAAAGAACACAAGTGCCTGCTGAATTTTTAAAAGATGTGAAGTATAGGTTATATGTTAGTTTAGATGATAAGGAATTAATGAATAAATTATATTCATTCATAAGGAATCATAAAAGTGTTTATACTCCATATCTTGGAATTACTGAATGTTTATGTAATTTTGAGGTAGTTGGTGATGGACTTTACAATGTTGAAGAGATTGTTGGAGAGAATGTTCAAATTGATTCTGTTCTTGTCAAGAATAATGTTAATATTCATATTGAGCATGATAAAAAATATGGTGTTGTGAAATCTCCAGGATTTATGAATAATGATCGTTCCGTTAAGTTATTTATTGAATACTTTTATGAAAGTAATGCTAAATCTATTCTTGTAGATTCTTGTACATATTATAAGATTGGTGATGATAATGTCATGTTATTCTGA
- the cas7b gene encoding type I-B CRISPR-associated protein Cas7/Csh2, producing MNRSELLFLYDLNDANPNGDPLDENKPRIDEETETNIVTDVRLKRTIRDYIDQKYDDDIFVKEKASSSGEGIQDAKMRAMDYLSKNEYDSMELAKNELSKNLLSTSIDVRLFGATIPLELKIKGKTKKQTSSLVYTGPVQFRMGRSLHKVELTHIKGTGAFASGDNKSQKTFREEYVLPYSLIAFYGVINEVAAEDTHLKEEDVDKLLDAMWNGTKNLITRSKFGQTPRLLLQIEYSEDYYFIGDLNNKISITHELDNDKEIRKIADVKIDVKNLLDNLEKSKDKINKIYYKIDENVSFDDNDNSSLVDKIKSYGIDVEELSL from the coding sequence ATGAATAGAAGTGAATTATTATTTTTATATGATTTAAATGATGCAAACCCTAATGGTGATCCATTAGATGAGAACAAACCAAGAATTGATGAAGAAACTGAAACAAATATTGTTACTGATGTACGATTAAAAAGAACTATTCGTGATTATATTGATCAAAAATACGATGATGACATATTTGTTAAAGAAAAAGCATCCAGTTCTGGTGAAGGAATTCAAGATGCAAAAATGAGAGCAATGGATTATTTATCAAAAAATGAATATGATTCTATGGAATTAGCAAAAAATGAATTAAGTAAAAATTTATTATCTACTTCCATTGATGTTCGTTTATTTGGAGCTACTATACCATTAGAACTTAAAATCAAAGGAAAAACAAAAAAACAAACAAGTTCCTTAGTATATACAGGACCAGTACAATTTAGAATGGGTCGATCATTACATAAAGTTGAATTAACCCATATTAAAGGTACGGGGGCATTTGCATCAGGTGATAACAAATCACAGAAAACTTTCCGTGAAGAATATGTTTTACCGTATTCTTTAATTGCTTTTTATGGTGTGATTAATGAGGTTGCTGCAGAGGATACTCATTTAAAAGAGGAAGATGTTGATAAATTGTTAGATGCTATGTGGAATGGTACTAAGAATTTAATTACACGTTCTAAATTCGGTCAAACTCCTAGATTATTATTACAAATCGAATATTCTGAGGATTATTATTTCATTGGAGATCTAAATAATAAGATAAGTATTACTCATGAATTGGATAATGATAAGGAAATCAGAAAAATAGCTGATGTTAAAATAGATGTAAAAAATTTATTAGATAATTTAGAGAAATCTAAGGATAAAATTAACAAGATTTATTATAAGATTGATGAAAATGTATCCTTTGATGATAATGATAATAGTTCATTAGTTGATAAGATTAAATCTTATGGTATTGATGTTGAAGAACTTAGTTTATGA
- a CDS encoding TIGR02556 family CRISPR-associated protein has product MLNSMYEIGKYWIEKDNIDKISVLLDSNDLKKYSKSVLFVDLIKENENIRFDKVSLESFDEDKSYNYFYKKGSSRGTNITPTALITEVEKTFNNKFIKWFNDYQEDSLIENVYNELVDNSDFILSEVNRIYSSLETENKRNVILTIRFIVDDEYSYINEYDIFKEILFSKATDKYYKLGSKKSIGVSKCYLCDEEKEVYGLVPSAIKLTFGTGDKPGNVPEFNVQNQWKQSSICSDCALTLEAGKKYVDKYLKFSEYRLNYYIIPKIFFNQKEVFSELDYSFREYETKRHSEDLVSEEDDFQDIIKDLDDYVEFKYLYFESSNNSFNILGYVESVLPSWLRELYDQQEFVKKLPIFSEYALKENLGEKVVSNNFIDYLSDNSKFGFNKNNWYLALLRDFFPYDTANKYYLDLVVSIMGQQHINYDFLLSKMMHLIRSNWRNYDTQNFSMKINVYKSLMLLLLFDKLELFYGDEKMSLDNIDSENILDMINNPSKKACFLLGVLTKKVTNIQYNEISSTPFIKKLWELNLNYERVQKVYTMAVNKLREYDKAYPSIEEELTYNLLKSEDNWKLNKDETSYYFVLGFTIGNKIQLNKKEVDANE; this is encoded by the coding sequence GTGTTGAATAGTATGTATGAAATTGGTAAATATTGGATTGAAAAGGACAATATTGATAAGATTAGTGTTCTTTTAGATTCTAACGATTTGAAAAAATATTCTAAATCAGTGCTTTTTGTTGATTTAATTAAAGAAAATGAGAATATTCGCTTTGATAAAGTTTCTTTAGAATCTTTTGATGAAGATAAGTCTTATAATTATTTTTATAAAAAGGGTTCTTCCAGGGGTACTAATATTACTCCTACTGCTTTAATCACAGAAGTTGAAAAGACATTTAATAATAAGTTTATTAAGTGGTTTAATGATTATCAGGAAGATTCTTTAATTGAGAATGTTTATAATGAATTGGTTGATAATAGTGATTTTATATTATCTGAAGTTAATAGAATTTATTCTTCTTTGGAAACTGAAAATAAACGTAATGTTATATTAACTATACGTTTCATTGTGGATGATGAGTATTCTTATATTAATGAGTATGATATATTTAAAGAAATATTGTTTTCTAAGGCTACTGATAAGTACTATAAATTAGGTTCTAAGAAGAGTATTGGTGTGTCTAAATGTTATCTTTGTGATGAAGAAAAAGAGGTTTATGGACTTGTTCCTAGTGCTATTAAATTAACTTTTGGTACTGGAGATAAACCAGGTAATGTTCCTGAGTTTAATGTTCAAAATCAATGGAAACAATCCAGCATTTGTTCTGATTGTGCTTTAACGTTAGAAGCTGGAAAGAAGTATGTTGATAAATATTTGAAATTTAGTGAGTATAGACTTAATTATTATATTATTCCTAAAATATTTTTTAATCAGAAAGAAGTTTTCAGCGAATTAGATTATAGTTTTAGAGAATATGAGACTAAACGTCATAGTGAAGATTTAGTTAGTGAGGAAGATGATTTCCAGGACATTATTAAAGATTTAGATGATTATGTTGAGTTTAAATACTTGTATTTTGAATCTTCAAATAATTCATTCAATATTTTAGGTTATGTTGAAAGTGTTCTTCCATCATGGCTCAGAGAGTTATATGATCAACAAGAGTTTGTTAAAAAATTACCAATTTTTAGTGAGTATGCTTTAAAAGAGAATCTTGGTGAAAAAGTTGTATCCAATAATTTTATTGATTATCTTTCTGATAACTCAAAGTTTGGATTTAATAAGAATAATTGGTATTTAGCATTGTTGAGAGATTTTTTCCCATATGATACTGCAAATAAGTATTATCTTGATTTAGTTGTTAGCATTATGGGACAACAACATATTAATTATGATTTTTTATTATCCAAGATGATGCATCTGATTAGAAGTAATTGGCGTAACTATGACACTCAAAATTTTTCTATGAAAATTAATGTTTATAAATCATTAATGCTGTTATTACTGTTTGACAAATTAGAGTTATTTTATGGAGATGAGAAAATGTCATTAGATAATATAGATAGTGAAAATATTTTAGATATGATAAATAATCCTAGTAAGAAGGCTTGTTTCTTATTAGGTGTTTTAACAAAGAAGGTTACTAATATTCAGTATAATGAAATTAGTTCTACTCCTTTTATTAAAAAGTTATGGGAGTTAAATTTAAATTATGAACGTGTCCAGAAAGTTTATACTATGGCTGTGAATAAACTCAGAGAATATGATAAAGCTTATCCAAGTATTGAAGAAGAATTAACATATAATTTATTAAAATCTGAGGATAATTGGAAGTTAAATAAAGATGAAACAAGTTATTATTTTGTTTTAGGTTTTACTATTGGAAATAAAATACAATTAAATAAAAAAGAGGTTGATGCAAATGAATAG
- the cas6 gene encoding CRISPR-associated endoribonuclease Cas6, giving the protein MRLLIKFNPLCNEDYFIIGKYDIQGFIYSLIKDTEFGDYHDLKGFKFFTFSNIFPLGDFKLGEKKQLIISSPSSAFIKLLYHIISGMEVFRLNKFFMEIVSVNILKNSKMKRQIISGTPIVLYENNLDNRYYSFKSNMDFNFFFDRLSDNAVKKFNAYYDDEFVLNDSLFSSFEFNREVSVRMQIHHNKFIIIGSLWNLFEVEINQENRKFYNFLFDCGLGEKNSLGFGFVNNRR; this is encoded by the coding sequence ATGAGATTGTTAATTAAGTTTAATCCGTTGTGTAATGAAGATTACTTTATAATAGGTAAATATGATATTCAAGGGTTTATCTATTCTTTGATTAAGGATACAGAGTTTGGTGATTATCATGACCTTAAAGGGTTTAAATTTTTCACATTTTCTAATATATTTCCTCTTGGCGATTTTAAGTTAGGTGAAAAGAAGCAGTTGATTATTTCTTCACCGAGTAGTGCTTTTATTAAATTGTTATATCATATTATTTCAGGTATGGAAGTATTTCGGTTGAATAAGTTTTTTATGGAAATTGTTTCTGTCAATATATTAAAAAATAGTAAAATGAAACGGCAAATTATTTCAGGAACTCCTATAGTCTTATATGAGAATAATCTTGATAACAGATATTACTCTTTTAAGTCAAATATGGATTTTAATTTCTTTTTTGATCGTTTAAGTGATAATGCTGTTAAAAAGTTTAATGCATATTATGATGATGAATTTGTATTAAATGATAGTTTATTTTCTTCTTTTGAGTTTAATCGAGAAGTTTCTGTTAGGATGCAGATTCATCATAATAAGTTTATAATTATAGGTAGTTTATGGAATTTATTTGAAGTTGAAATAAACCAAGAGAATAGGAAATTTTATAATTTCTTGTTTGATTGTGGTCTTGGTGAGAAAAATTCATTAGGATTTGGTTTTGTTAACAATAGGAGGTGA